The DNA sequence GGTACAACGCGCTGATCCTGCTGGCCGCGATGCAGGCGGTGCCGCGCGACATCCACGAGTCCGCAGCGCTGGACGGCGCCGGCTCGTTCCGCCGGTTCTTCTCGATCACGCTGCCGAGCATCCGGCCGACCATGATCTTCGTGATCATCACGGCCACGATCGGCGGCCTCCAGATCTTCACGGAGCCGAAGCTGTTCAACCCGTCGAGCGCCGTTCCTGGCGGCCCGCAGCGGCAGTACCAGACGACCGTGCTCTACCTGTGGGACATGGCGTTCAACCGCCAGAACTTCGGGAGGGCGTCCGCCATCGCGTGGATGCTGTTCCTCATCATCGTGCTGTTCGGCGTGCTGAACTTCCTGATCTCGGGCCGGATCGCCTCCACCGAGGCACGCGTGCACCGGTCGCGGACGGCCAAGCGGCTGGCGCGGAGCCGGGCCGCCGCGTCGGCGAACGGCGCCGTCACCGCCGAGACAGACTCCGATTCCGACGCCGACGCAGCGGCGAGCGCCGAGGGCGCCCTCGCGCTGACCGCGGCGAGCGAGGAGAAGAACGTATGACCACCGCGACCCGCACCTCCGCCGCACCGAAGCGTGCCCCGCGCCGCCGCGCGCTCGGCATCGACCGCCGGCCGGGCTTCCTCACCTACGGCATCCTGATCGCGATCTTCGTCGGCGGCGCCTACCCGCTGTGGTGGTCGTTCGTCGCCGGCTCCAGCGACAGCACCGTGCTGACCTCGACGTGGCCTCCGCTGCTGCCGGGCGGCCAATTCTGGAAGAACGTCGGCGCCGTGCTCGACACCGTGCCGTTCTGGCAGGCGCTCGGCAACTCGATCATCGTCTCCACGGTCATCACCGTCTCGGTCGTCGCATTCTCGACGCTCGCCGGGTACGCGTTCGCGAAGCTGCGGTTCCGCGGCCGCGAAGGGCTGCTGGTGTTCGTCATCGGGACGCTCGCGGTGCCAACGCAGCTGGGCATCATCCCGCTGTTCATGGTGATGAAGCAGTTCGGCTGGACCGGGACGCTCGGCGCGGTGATCGTGCCGACCCTGGTGACGGCGTTCGGCGTGTTCTTCATGCGGCAGTACCTGGTGGATGTCATCCCCGAGGAGCTGATCGAGGCCGCGCGCGTCGACGGCGCGAACATGATCCGCACCTTCTGGCACGTCGGTGTCCCCGCGGCGCGGCCGGCCATGGCGATCCTCGGCCTGTTCACCTTCATGACCGCGTGGACCGACTACCTCTGGCCGCTGCTCGTCGCCTCGCAGAACCCGACCCTGCAGGTCGCACTGAGCCAGCTCCAGTCGGCCAAGTACGTCGACTACTCGATCGTGCTCGCCGGCGCGGTGCTCGCGACCATCCCCCTGCTCATCCTCTTCGTGCTCGCCGGCAAGCAGCTGGTCTCCGGCATCATGGCCGGCGCGGTGAAAGGTTAATACGCATGACCGAACTCTCCTGGCCCGCCGGGTTCCTCTGGGGGTCCGCGACCGCCGCCGCCCAGATCGAGGGCGCAGCCCACGAGGACGGCAAGGAGGACTCGATCTGGGACGCGTTCGCCCGCGTGCCCGGCGCGATCGCCGGGGGCGACACCCCCGAGCGCGCGATCGACCACTACCACCGCGTGCCGCAGGACGTCGCCCTGATGCGTGAGCTCGGCCTCCAGTCGTACCGGTTCTCCACGTCGTGGGCGCGGGTGAAGCCCGGCGACCGCTTCGTCAACCGGGCCGGGCTGGACTTCTACAGCCGGCTGGTCGACGAACTGCTGGAGGCGGACATCCTGCCCTGGCTGACGCTCTACCACTGGGACCTCCCGCAGGCCCTGGAGGAGCGCGGCGGCTGGGCGACCCGCGAGACGGCGTACCGGTTCCGCGACTACGCGGTCGCCGTGTACGACGCGCTCGGCGACCGGGTGACGCACTGGACGACGTTCAACGAGCC is a window from the Leifsonia shinshuensis genome containing:
- a CDS encoding carbohydrate ABC transporter permease, which encodes MTTATRTSAAPKRAPRRRALGIDRRPGFLTYGILIAIFVGGAYPLWWSFVAGSSDSTVLTSTWPPLLPGGQFWKNVGAVLDTVPFWQALGNSIIVSTVITVSVVAFSTLAGYAFAKLRFRGREGLLVFVIGTLAVPTQLGIIPLFMVMKQFGWTGTLGAVIVPTLVTAFGVFFMRQYLVDVIPEELIEAARVDGANMIRTFWHVGVPAARPAMAILGLFTFMTAWTDYLWPLLVASQNPTLQVALSQLQSAKYVDYSIVLAGAVLATIPLLILFVLAGKQLVSGIMAGAVKG